ATCAAAAAAATTGAACAGCTTTCAAAAATGAGAAAAGAGAGGGATTTGAATTTCTTAATTGAGGCAGATGGAGGAATTACAAACAAAAATATCGAGAAATTGGAAAATTCTGGTTTGGACATTGCTGTTTCAGGAAGTTATATTTTTGGAAACTCTTCACTAAAAGAGGCTATTCGGAGTTTAAAATGAGATTTATATCTCTTCTCTTTATTATTTTTATTTTAAGCGGAGAGGTTGAAGCAAAAAAAAGAAATTTTTGGACTCAAAACGAAAAAACTTCTTTTAAAAGTAAAAACAAAATTCAAAAACAAAACCTTGTGGTTGGTGGAATTACAGCGGATTCTTTTGAAGATTATAAAATTAAAATCAGGAATCATCAAATATCTGATGATTTTCACCCATTTATCTTAATCTCAATATTTTTAGTAATTATTGGTGCTATTTTTTACATTAGTTTAAATAAAAAGAGAGAGTTTAAGAACTCTACAAAAAGTCCGAAAGAGTTTCCTCTTGATTTAAGAGTTGGTGGAATTGTTGATGTTTCTTCAATTCAAAAGAGACTTCTTTTAAATAAGAAGAGACTTCAAATGAAAATACCACAAAATTTGAAAGGGTATGTTCAGAGTGTTGGCTTTATCGAACTAGATGATGAGATGCAAATTTTTAATGTTGATGTTTCTGAAAACATTGATGACAAAGAGCCTCAATTTTCTTTGCAAGTTGAGGTTGTGAAAAAAGATATTTCCGCAGTAAAACTCTTTACAAATTATGGAAATATTTATCCAAAAAATATTGCTGAATGGGAAGAGTGGATTGATGGAAATGAAGAGAAACAGCCAAATATTGGGGGGACAGAATTTATAACACAGACAGGGATAAATTATCATCGGGTTTGGAATTCTGGTAGCGATGAGGTTGTTCGAAGTAAATTTATTGAAAAAATAATAAATAATATAGATGAAGAAAAAGATGTTGTCAGCATAACTTCTCTTTACAGCAGAGAGATTGAGAATGAAATTGAGTATCTTTCTGTTTCAAATATTGAAGACTCAGAAATGAATAATTTTATTCAAATAAGATTAGGAATTGTTATTAGAGAAAACGAGCTAGAGATTGTTTAAAAAGCTTTTTTAAACTTTTCTTTGATACCATTCTTATAAATAATTATTATCTAGGAAAAAAATTGAAACTATCAATAAAAAACACTACTTTGATCTCTTTTTATTTAATAGGAGTTATTACTATTATTTACTCTTTTAATAGTTTAAGGGAAGAAAAACAAGAATCATTCTTAAATAAAACATATATTAGAAATGTTGAAAATATTCAAGGTAAATTACAAACATTAATAAAAGAGAAATTAAATGCGACAAAAACAATTGCACTTGGTTTATCTGAAAATCCAGACATCGTAAATTCTTTAAAGAAGAAAGACCCCTCTATTGCTGATTTAAAACTTATATCTTTAAATATGAGAAACAATACAAATTTTAAAAATGTTTGGTTTCAATTAATTTCACCTGAGGGAGTTTCACTAAAAAGAAGTTGGAATGAGAAAAGTGGAGATTCTCTGCTTGAAGCAAAACAAGATCTTGTTCAAATTATAAAAAGTCCAAAGATGTTGGCAACAATTGGAGTCGGTAAATTTGATATAAATCTAAAAGTAATTATTCCAATTTATTCATCAAAAGATGGCAAACGGAAACTTGTTGGATTTTTTGAGACAATGACTCATTTTAATTCTATTGCTAGAAAAATAGCTGAAGCTGGATCAGAAATTATTGTTTTTGCAAATAAGGAAAGTAGTGATATTATCTCAAATGCTTTTAGTGGAAACTCAATCAATGACTTTTACATCGCAAATTTCACCCCAAACAAAAAACTTCTCTCATATTTAAAAACAAAAAATATAACGGAGTTTATTCATGAGTTAGAATTAAAGAAATTTTTAATTGAAGAGAAATTACATGCAAAAATAAGTTATATGCCTCTCTCTTCTATAAATGGTAGAAAAATTGGACATATAATAGTTTTTTCAAAATTAAAAGATTCTGAAACAACATTAAGTCTCAAAACAATTTCATACACTCATACAATTTATGCATTTTTAGCTTTTTCATTTTGGACAATTATGATGTATATTGTCTATTCTCTTAAAGAGAAACATATTTATGAGACCTCATCGCGAAAAGCAGTTATCTATTTGATGCTTTTTTTTATGTTTATTGCAATAATGATTTATCAACTTTTGCAAACAAGATATGAAAAAGAGATTGAGACATATACGGAGCAAGAAAAAAATCAGATCAGAAATGAATATAGCCTCATTCAAAATAAAAATCTAGAACTTGCAAATTTCATTTTTAATACTATTATCAATAAAAAAGAGGTTATTGAGCTTTTTGAAAATGGAAAAAGGGAAGAATTATTCTTTCTCTTAAAAGAGGAATATGATGATTTAGTAAAACTAATTCACATTCGGCAACTCCATTTTCACACAAGCAAATCCGATTCTTTTTTAAGAATGCACAGACCTAATAAGTTTGGCGATTCTCTTATTGGAATTCGCGAAAGTGTTGAGTATGTAAATAAACACCTTGATATTTTTTACGGCTTTGAAGAGGGAAGAATTTTTAATGGTTTTCGGCATGTTTTTCCAGTTTTCAATAGCGAAGATCAGCATATTGGAAGTGTTGAAATTAGTTTTGATAGTTTGACTTTTATTGAAAGCTATTTAAAAAGTTTTGGAAAAAAAGCAAATTTCCTTCTTAAAAAAGATACTGTTGATGAGAAAGTTTTTAAGCAGGAAAAGACAAATTATGTTGAGAGTCCGCTAAGAGGCTTCTATTATGACAAAGAGATTTTTGGAGTTTTAGAGTGGAGTAATCAAAGATTCTCAGAATTTGGAAAAAGTGATAAGTTTGCTGAAGCTCAGAAAAAAATCATGAGTGGTGAAATCACGATAATTCATACTCCAGAAACAAGCGAGTTCCTTCTTGCAATGCCAATTTTAAATAAGGTTAGCGGAAAAGTTGTTGCAACAATTGTGATTTCAAAAAGTGATCAATATATTCTTGACAAAAGAAACGAGTTCCTTTTTACTCTTGCAACACTTATTTTAATTCTTATTTTTATCTCAATTTTCGTCTATCGTGAAATTATTTTGAAAGAGGAAATAAGTAGCCAATCAAGCAGAATTAGACGAATTTTAGATTCTCAAGAAACAATAATCGTTATTACTGATGGAAAAGAGATTTTAGATAATAATAGAGCTTTATTAGAGTTTTTTAATGTAAAAGACCTTGATGAATTCAACCACAAATATGGGTGTATTTGTCACCATTTTGAACAAGGTTTTGGTTATTTAGAACGAAATATGTCAGGAGAGACTTGGCTAGATTATGCTTTACGAAATGTTGGAAATGGAGATGTGAAAGTCCGTATTAAAAACTGGCGAGATGATATAAAAACTTTCAAAATCGAAGCTCGACTATATGCGGGAAAAAATCTGTATATTATTTCACTGATTGATATTTCGCATATTGAAGAGTCGCATATTGAGATCAAGAAAAAGAGTGCAGAACAAAGACAACTTCTTTCTCTTTTTGATATTGGAGGAATTTCGCTGTTCCGTTGGAAAAATGATCTAAATTGGAGTGTTGAGTATCTTTCAAGAAATGCAGAGACTCTATTTGGATATAGTCGAACTGATTTCTTATCAGCAAAAGTTAAATATGGGGAATTAATTCATAGGGAAGATGTTTCTGCGGTCAAAAATGAAGTTCAAGATGCAATTCAAAATAATAAAGAGTTTTTCAATCATAAACCTTACAGAGTAAAAAGAAAAGATGGAACTTATCGTTGGGTTCTCGATTATACTTTAATTATCAGAAATATAGATGGCATCGTTACTCATTTCCTTGGATATATTGTTGATATTACAGATTTGAAAGATTTTGAGAAAAAAGCTCGAGATATAAAAGATCGTTTTCAACTTGCAATTGATGGTGCAAATGATGGGCTTTGGGATTGGAATATTCAGACTGATGATGTCTATTTCTCACCTCGTTGGAAAGAGATGATTGGTTATGAAGAGCATGAAATCTCAAACTCATTACAAGAATGGAAAAGCAGAGTTCATGAAGATGATTTACAAAAAAGCCTACATGATATTGATGAGCATTTAAGAGGAATAACAAAAATATATGAGAATGAACATCGGTTACGGCATAAAGATGGTAGTTGGATTTGGATTCTTGATCGTGGAAAAGTTCTTTTTGATGAAAATAAAGAACCTCTTAGAATGGTTGGTTTTCACACAGATATTTCTCAAAAGAAAAAATATGAAGAGAAACTACAAAAACTTGTCGAAGATAAGACAGATGAGAATATGAAACAGTGGGAGATTCTTCAACAGCAATCAAAACTTGCAGTTATGGGAGAAATGATGGGTGCAATTGCTCATCAGTGGCGACAACCATTAAATGCACTATCAATAAATATTCAAGAGTTGCAAGACGATTTTGAGGAAGAACTCATCTCTGAAGAGTTTATAGAAGATTTTATAAACAAAAATCAAAACATTATTCTCTTTATGTCTCGAACCGTTGAAGATTTCCGAAATTTCTTTAAAGTTGATAAAAAAAGGATACTGTTCTCTGTTCGAGAAGCAATTGAAAACACAGTTGATATTCAAATTGCACAACTTCGTAGCCATAGCATTGGAATTGAAATCAAAGGTGATGATTTTATGGTGAATGGCTATCGAAGTGAGTTCCAGCAAGTTATTTTAAACCTCATCGGAAATTCAAAAGATGCAATTTTAGATAACGGAAAAAATGATGGAAAAATAGAAGTTCTCCTTTCTGAACGAGCTATTATTGTTCGGGATAATGGTGGTGGAATTCCTGAAGATGTTCTTCAAAGAATTTTTGAACCATACTTCACAACAAAAAGCGAAGGGCAAGGAACTGGTATTGGACTCTATATGAGCAAAATGATTATTGAAGATAACATGGATGGGTTTATAAAAGCCCAAAATACTGACTTAGGTGCAGAATTTATAATTAAGATATAGAATGAGATTAAACAAATTTATCGCTCACAACAGCAAATTTTCTCGTAGAGAAGCCGACAAACTTATTTTTGAGGGTCGAGTTAAAATCAATGGAAAAACTGTTGAAACTCCCGCGGTAGAAGTTACTGACAAAATGAAAATTTCTATTAACGGAAAAGCAGTTTATAAAAAAAGCGAATACACAGTTGTCGTTTATAACAAACCAAAAGGCGAACTTGTTACAACAAGCGATCCTCGAGGTCGTAAAACAATTTATCACTCTCTCGGTGGAAATTTTAAAGGCTATACTCCTGTTGGTCGGCTTGATTATGCAAGTGAAGGTGTTCTTATTTTAAGCAATGCAATTGATATTGTTGATAAATTGATGAAAAGCGATTTAGAACGAGTCTATAAAATCAAAGTTTCTGGTCGAGTCGGTGAAAATGTTATTGAAGCGATGGAGAAAGGTTTGCAAATTCGAGGATCAAATTTAGGAGCTTTTGAAGGAACTGAAATCCGAGATATGGATATTGAGCCGTTTAAATGGTTTGATATTGCAAAGTCAAACAAAAACTACTCTATTTTAAAAGTTGCAATTACTGAGGGTAAAAATCGTGAGTTGCGGAGATTTTTTGCACACTTTAATTTAGAGGTTCTCGACTTAAAAAGAGTTAGTTACGGCTGGGTAAATCTCAATGCACTTCCAACAGGAAAACGGCGATTTTTCTCAAAAGAGGAGTACGACGAACTTCGTAATTTTTTAAAAAGTGACGAAAAGAAAAAACGAAAAGAGAGAGAATCTGAAAAGAGTATTGAAGTTGATTAAACCTTTTTTGTTAAAATATTATAAAAAAGGTCTATGATGAAAATCTCTTTGCTACTTTTAATAGTTACTTCACTCTATTCTCAAAGCATTGATAATTTGCTTAACCTCTTTGAAAAAGGTGAATTTAAAACAGTTTGCCAAGAGGGAATGGGAAAAGTGATGAGAGGAAATATCGATGAGGATTTTATCGGTGTTGTTGGAATTGCATGTGCAGAAGTGGATTATATCAATCCATTAGGAATTATTCAAAAATCTCTCAAAAGCACAAAAAACGGTCGGGAAAATGCTGTCTATTTTTCAAATTTAATTTTGCAAAAAAAACTTATTTATCATTTTATGGTTGATGGTCGGGAGTTAAGTTATTTAAGATTACCTGATAGTTCTCACATTCTTTCAGTTATTTTTCGACATCTCTCAACAGAAAAATATAAAACAATAAAAGAGTCGCCAAAAGAGATTAAGTTTTCTGAAGATGGAAAAACTTATAAATTGACTCTTTCAGTAAAAGATAAACCGAACAAAGTTTTTGTTGATGTTTATGATGTAAATGGGAAAAAAATTGAGAGCCACTGGTATAGATAAGCAAAAAGTTGTTGTCATTATGAGCGGTGGAATGGATAGTTCGCTTACTGCTTATAAAATGAGAGAGTTCGGATATGATGTTGTTGCCGTTCATTTCTCTTACGGTCAAAGAACTGAAGAGAGAGAGAGGCAATCTTTTCATAAAATCTCTGATTCTCTACCCGCAATTAACAAATACAGTTTTGAATTGCCATTTTTTAAAGATATTGGGATTGGAACGACTTCACTTATCGATTCTGGAATGGAATTAAACATAACTGGAGTTGAGGAAAAGATAATTCCAAATAGCTATGTTCCATATAGAAACGGAATAATGTTGAGTATTGCAACAGCAGTAGCGGAAAAAGAGGGAGCAATTGGAATTGCAATTGGGGTTGTTGAAGAAGATAGCTCAGGATATCCAGATTGTCGAGAAGACTTTATCAACAGTTTTGAGAAAACAATAAATCTTGGAACGAAAAAAGGTGGCTTTAGAGTTTTCAGACCACTTGTAAATCTAAAAAAGATGGAAATTGTAAAAGAGGCTATAAAGCTAAAAGTTCCACTTGAAAACACTTGGAGTTGTTATCAAGATGAAGATGAACCTTGTGGAGTTTGTGACTCTTGTAGATTGCGAAAAAGAGGATTTGATTTTGCCGATGAGGTCGATCCTCTTGTAGAATCTTGACCTCATCGGAACTCTACCAACCAAAAATGAAAAATAGGGACGAAAAGAGGTAATTCACTGCAAAAAGTGAAACAGAAGAGAGAACAACAGCTTTTGTTGTTGCTTCTCCAACTCCTTTTGCTCCGCCCTCTGTGTTGTATCCAACATAAGCACCAATTAAACCAATTGTCAAACCGAATGCCGTTGATTTAATTACACCTGTGTAAATGTCAGACATGTTTATAAATTTTTGAATTGTGTCCTGATAAGTTACTGGATTTAAATCAAGAACAACAGTTGAAATTGAAATTGCACTCAAGTTTGAGAGAAAATCAAAAAGAATAACAAGAAGCGGAACTGAAATCGTAACAGCAATTACTCGAGGAACAATCAGATATTCACGGGAGTCGATTCCCAAAATATCAATTGCATCTATCTGCTCTGTAACCCGCATTGTTCCAAGCTCTGCACTCATTGCTGAAATCGCTCGACTAATTACCATGAGTGTTGCAAAAACTGGTCCAAGCTCTC
This DNA window, taken from Thiovulum sp. ES, encodes the following:
- a CDS encoding Protein of unknown function (DUF2491) (PFAM: Protein of unknown function (DUF2491)), which produces MRFISLLFIIFILSGEVEAKKRNFWTQNEKTSFKSKNKIQKQNLVVGGITADSFEDYKIKIRNHQISDDFHPFILISIFLVIIGAIFYISLNKKREFKNSTKSPKEFPLDLRVGGIVDVSSIQKRLLLNKKRLQMKIPQNLKGYVQSVGFIELDDEMQIFNVDVSENIDDKEPQFSLQVEVVKKDISAVKLFTNYGNIYPKNIAEWEEWIDGNEEKQPNIGGTEFITQTGINYHRVWNSGSDEVVRSKFIEKIINNIDEEKDVVSITSLYSREIENEIEYLSVSNIEDSEMNNFIQIRLGIVIRENELEIV
- a CDS encoding PAS domain S-box (PFAM: Histidine kinase-, DNA gyrase B-, and HSP90-like ATPase; PAS fold~TIGRFAM: PAS domain S-box), translated to MKLSIKNTTLISFYLIGVITIIYSFNSLREEKQESFLNKTYIRNVENIQGKLQTLIKEKLNATKTIALGLSENPDIVNSLKKKDPSIADLKLISLNMRNNTNFKNVWFQLISPEGVSLKRSWNEKSGDSLLEAKQDLVQIIKSPKMLATIGVGKFDINLKVIIPIYSSKDGKRKLVGFFETMTHFNSIARKIAEAGSEIIVFANKESSDIISNAFSGNSINDFYIANFTPNKKLLSYLKTKNITEFIHELELKKFLIEEKLHAKISYMPLSSINGRKIGHIIVFSKLKDSETTLSLKTISYTHTIYAFLAFSFWTIMMYIVYSLKEKHIYETSSRKAVIYLMLFFMFIAIMIYQLLQTRYEKEIETYTEQEKNQIRNEYSLIQNKNLELANFIFNTIINKKEVIELFENGKREELFFLLKEEYDDLVKLIHIRQLHFHTSKSDSFLRMHRPNKFGDSLIGIRESVEYVNKHLDIFYGFEEGRIFNGFRHVFPVFNSEDQHIGSVEISFDSLTFIESYLKSFGKKANFLLKKDTVDEKVFKQEKTNYVESPLRGFYYDKEIFGVLEWSNQRFSEFGKSDKFAEAQKKIMSGEITIIHTPETSEFLLAMPILNKVSGKVVATIVISKSDQYILDKRNEFLFTLATLILILIFISIFVYREIILKEEISSQSSRIRRILDSQETIIVITDGKEILDNNRALLEFFNVKDLDEFNHKYGCICHHFEQGFGYLERNMSGETWLDYALRNVGNGDVKVRIKNWRDDIKTFKIEARLYAGKNLYIISLIDISHIEESHIEIKKKSAEQRQLLSLFDIGGISLFRWKNDLNWSVEYLSRNAETLFGYSRTDFLSAKVKYGELIHREDVSAVKNEVQDAIQNNKEFFNHKPYRVKRKDGTYRWVLDYTLIIRNIDGIVTHFLGYIVDITDLKDFEKKARDIKDRFQLAIDGANDGLWDWNIQTDDVYFSPRWKEMIGYEEHEISNSLQEWKSRVHEDDLQKSLHDIDEHLRGITKIYENEHRLRHKDGSWIWILDRGKVLFDENKEPLRMVGFHTDISQKKKYEEKLQKLVEDKTDENMKQWEILQQQSKLAVMGEMMGAIAHQWRQPLNALSINIQELQDDFEEELISEEFIEDFINKNQNIILFMSRTVEDFRNFFKVDKKRILFSVREAIENTVDIQIAQLRSHSIGIEIKGDDFMVNGYRSEFQQVILNLIGNSKDAILDNGKNDGKIEVLLSERAIIVRDNGGGIPEDVLQRIFEPYFTTKSEGQGTGIGLYMSKMIIEDNMDGFIKAQNTDLGAEFIIKI
- a CDS encoding pseudouridine synthase family protein (PFAM: RNA pseudouridylate synthase; S4 domain~TIGRFAM: pseudouridine synthase) translates to MRLNKFIAHNSKFSRREADKLIFEGRVKINGKTVETPAVEVTDKMKISINGKAVYKKSEYTVVVYNKPKGELVTTSDPRGRKTIYHSLGGNFKGYTPVGRLDYASEGVLILSNAIDIVDKLMKSDLERVYKIKVSGRVGENVIEAMEKGLQIRGSNLGAFEGTEIRDMDIEPFKWFDIAKSNKNYSILKVAITEGKNRELRRFFAHFNLEVLDLKRVSYGWVNLNALPTGKRRFFSKEEYDELRNFLKSDEKKKRKERESEKSIEVD
- a CDS encoding queuosine biosynthesis protein QueC (PFAM: ExsB~TIGRFAM: queuosine biosynthesis protein QueC), whose protein sequence is MRATGIDKQKVVVIMSGGMDSSLTAYKMREFGYDVVAVHFSYGQRTEERERQSFHKISDSLPAINKYSFELPFFKDIGIGTTSLIDSGMELNITGVEEKIIPNSYVPYRNGIMLSIATAVAEKEGAIGIAIGVVEEDSSGYPDCREDFINSFEKTINLGTKKGGFRVFRPLVNLKKMEIVKEAIKLKVPLENTWSCYQDEDEPCGVCDSCRLRKRGFDFADEVDPLVES
- a CDS encoding putative integral membrane protein (PFAM: Domain of unknown function DUF140~TIGRFAM: conserved hypothetical integral membrane protein); protein product: MNSFFEFFGKPFFSLGKVIIWAGEFVIFYLKIFPMFFTPPYRFREVTKQIEIIGVQSWAVITLTAVFTGMVEAVQLYAGFKQFGAENFMGYTIFISITRELGPVFATLMVISRAISAMSAELGTMRVTEQIDAIDILGIDSREYLIVPRVIAVTISVPLLVILFDFLSNLSAISISTVVLDLNPVTYQDTIQKFINMSDIYTGVIKSTAFGLTIGLIGAYVGYNTEGGAKGVGEATTKAVVLSSVSLFAVNYLFSSLFFIFGW